The following are encoded in a window of Ogataea parapolymorpha DL-1 chromosome VII, whole genome shotgun sequence genomic DNA:
- a CDS encoding MFS transporter codes for MHTEIDFSAVPGTSHLVDLDHTRETVETESGIVLIPTPSDDPNDPLNWSRGRKWLAIFCTVVYIFGGSVPGCCIYSILTDIAEDPDVHVTVGQLNEGTGYMFLFLGIGNLLMMPLAQQYGKRPIYLISLLGNLMFNLWQPYTRSNGEWIASRILNGFFFAPVESLPEITVGDLFFEHERATYMGVYSVALFGSNYMAPMLSGFVRDGLGWKWAIWIACIFGAVCWFFLLFFMEETNYTRRLRVRKDDEGNIVAAITSRGEQKTDEKNPDTMLVVTSNELGNQAALIDEEITYPPPKTFWQKLSLTSGVRKENHLLDEFKAIALMAQFPGVLYAGFLYGSSLFWYSVLNGTEALVLSSEPYNFSSSMCGLAYLSPVIFCLVIYPFAGWSTDWVKIKIAKRHKGLSEAEDRFWVLPVYMILGPVALILWGVGAAKGVHWFGVVFGLGLMAGLCTIGCVSAVTYILDSYEHMSAPAITVAILIRNTMNFAMDYGITPFYTNVGVQNCFVASAFICFFCIGTFIVMIFTGRYWRNRTKTRYWKIVQEYRAKGLIS; via the coding sequence ATGCACACCGAAATTGATTTCTCTGCTGTTCCCGGCACTTCCCATCTAGTCGACCTCGACCACACCAGGGAGACTGTTGAGACGGAGTCTGGCATTGTGCTGATCCCCACTCCGTCAGATGACCCTAACGACCCGCTGAACTGGTCTCGCGGCCGCAAATGGCTTGCCATCTTCTGTACTGTCGTGTACATTTTCGGTGGAAGTGTTCCTGGCTGCTGCATATATTCGATTTTGACAGATATTGCTGAGGATCCAGACGTCCACGTGACAGTCGGACAGCTCAACGAGGGCACCGGATACAtgtttttgtttctggGGATTGGCAACCTGCTGATGATGCCTCTGGCACAACAATACGGAAAAAGACCGATTTATCTGATCTCGCTGCTCGGAAACCTCATGTTCAACCTGTGGCAGCCATACACGCGCTCGAATGGTGAGTGGATTGCCTCGCGCATTCTGAATGGGTTTTTCTTTGCTCCCGTCGAGTCGCTGCCGGAAATCACCGTCGGCGActtgtttttcgagcacgAAAGAGCAACTTACATGGGTGTTTACAGTGTTGCGCTCTTTGGCTCCAATTACATGGCACCCATGCTTTCCGGGTTTGTGAGAGACGGACTCGGATGGAAATGGGCAATCTGGATTGCCTGCATTTTCGGCGCTGTGTGCTGGTTTTTCTTGCTATTTTTCATGGAGGAGACCAATTACACCAGAAGATTAAGAGTGAGAAAAGACGATGAGGGAAACATTGTTGCCGCCATCACGAGCCGTGGCGAGCAGAAGACCGACGAGAAGAACCCAGACACGATGCTGGTCGTCACAAGCAACGAGCTCGGCAACCAAGCTGCGCtcatcgacgaggaaattACGTATCCGCCGCCAAAGACGTTCTGGCAGAAACTGTCTCTGACCAGCGGCGTTCGCAAGGAAAACCATCTGCTGGACGAATTCAAAGCCATTGCTCTGATGGCGCAGTTTCCTGGAGTTCTCTATGCCGGCTTTTTGTACGGCTCTTCACTCTTCTGGTACTCTGTGCTTAACGGCACCGAGGCTCTGGTTCTGAGCAGTGAGCCTTACAAtttctcgtcctccatGTGCGGACTCGCGTACCTGTCTCCAGTGATTTTCTGTCTCGTGATATATCCATTTGCCGGCTGGTCCACCGACTGGGTAAAGATCAAGATTGCCAAACGTCACAAGGGTCTTTCGGAGGCCGAGGATCGATTCTGGGTCCTGCCAGTTTACATGATTCTGGGCCCAGTGGCTCTGATTTTATGGGGAGTGGGAGCAGCCAAGGGCGTGCACTGGTTTGGCGTCGTGTTTGGACTCGGCCTCATGGCTGGTCTCTGCACCATCGGCTGTGTCTCTGCGGTGACGTACATTTTGGACTCGTACGAGCACATGAGCGCCCCGGCAATTACCGTGGCTATTTTGATCAGAAACACCATGAATTTTGCAATGGACTACGGAATCACGCCCTTCTACACCAACGTCGGCGTTCAGAACTGTTTTGTTGCCTCGGCATTcatctgtttcttctgCATCGGCACGTTCATTGTGATGATCTTCACCGGCCGCTactggagaaacagaaccAAAACCCGCTACTGGAAAATCGTGCAGGAGTACAGGGCCAAGGGCCTTATAAGCTAA